One genomic region from Phragmites australis chromosome 1, lpPhrAust1.1, whole genome shotgun sequence encodes:
- the LOC133892129 gene encoding factor of DNA methylation 1-like, which produces MDDYMDPYEEAEAEAAAEAAGLADPAAEVSSDPDEDDSEAESDYEEKSYGLLRSGNHRVRNPDGTFRCPFCPGKKKQGYKLKDLLQHADGIGASSKHRRHGRERAFHRAFARFVRTDPSFADELATITGIAGAIATDTANANGSASANGKAKASVGTAGSSSAAVTVGRPQEVEKYAWPWTFVLAAGAGFNADDFAGRVAMFSLVEVVPLFVDEMEGMETFAIVRFTNDWSGFNDALTLENHFNVNKLGKKEWETRNSGAGAVEGEGGESEVEVYGWLAREGDYNAASVVGRLLRKHTNLKTIDEVSKIESERSGKVVATLASQIEAKNRYLQDLETKKNATEFSIARLEEDNRKLHEAYNEEMRNLHRRARENALRIFQDNENLRLELENKRKQLNSRAKQLEKLSAENASDRKKLNDEKQKAKDDNSELELASIEQQRADEDVLKLLDEQKREKEDVLARMLQLEKELHEKQQLELEVTRLNGTLQVMKHLEGDDDGDIHEKMEKLSERLEHEKKRLEELSGDLVTKERESNDELQQARKELIAGLENELNGRTAIGVKRMGELDEKPFQNACKKKFGNDDYQTKAAELVSSWQEEIKKPSWHPFKMIIQADGENKEIIDDDDAKLKYLWLEYGDDVCNAVKTALIEINEYNPSGRYVVPELWNLRKGRKATIKEVLKYLFGQMETTTKRRRG; this is translated from the exons ATGGACGACTACATGGACCCCTAcgaggaggccgaggccgaggccgccGCGGAAGCCGCCGGCTTGGCGGACCCCGCCGCTGAGGTCTCCTCCGACCCCGATGAGGACGACTCGGAGGCGGAGAGCGACTACGAGGAGAAGTCGTACGGCCTCCTCAGGTCTGGCAACCACCGGGTGCGCAATCCGGACGGCACCTTCCGCTGCCCCTTCTGCCCTGGCAAGAAGAAGCAGGGCTACAAGCTCAAGGACCTCCTCCAGCACGCCGACGGCATTGGCGCCTCCAGCAAGCACCGCCGCCACGGCCGCGAGCGCGCCTTCCACCGTGCTTTTGCCCGCTTTGTCCGCACCGATCCGTCCTTCGCGGATGAACTTGCCACTATCACTGGCATTGCTGGTGCTATTGCAACTGACACTGCTAATGCTAATGGCAGTGCCAGTGCCAACGGGAAGGCCAAAGCCAGTGTTGGTACTGCTGGATCCAGTTCCGCGGCCGTGACTGTGGGACGACCACAGGAGGTTGAGAAGTATGCTTGGCCGTGGACTTTTGTTCTTGCAGCCGGAGCAGGGTTCAACGCTGACGACTTTGCTGGTAGAGTGGCCATGTTTAGCTTGGTTGAGGTTGTGCCTTTGTTTGTCGATGAGATGGAAGGCATGGAAACCTTTGCAATTGTGAGGTTTACCAATGATTGGAGTGGATTTAATGATGCACTCACACTTGAGAACCATTTCAACGTGAATAAGCTTGGCAAGAAGGAATGGGAGACAAGGAATAGTGGTGCAGGTGCTGTGGAGGGGGAGGGCGGCGAATCCGAGGTTGAGGTTTATGGGTGGCTTGCCCGAGAGGGGGACTATAATGCAGCGAGCGTGGTGGGAAGGTTATTGAGGAAGCATACCAACCTGAAAACAATAGATGAGGTCTCCAAGATCGAGTCAGAGAGGTCAGGGAAGGTGGTGGCAACACTGGCATCTCAGATCGAGGCAAAGAACCGATACTTGCAGGATTTGGAGACAAAGAAGAATGCAACAGAATTTTCCATTGCTCGACTTGAGGAGGACAATAGGAAGCTGCATGAGGCATACAATGAAG AAATGCGCAATCTTCATCGCAGGGCTCGTGAAAATGCTCTGAGGATTTTCCAAGACAATGAAAACTTGAGGCTTGAAttagaaaataagagaaaacaaCTGAATTCACGAGCTAAGCAACTCGAAAAGCTGTCAGCTGAGAATGCTAGTGACAGGAAGAAACTCAATGATGAGAAGCAGAAG GCAAAAGATGATAATAGTGAACTTGAGCTAGCTAGTATAGAGCAGCAGAGGGCTGATGAAGATGTTCTGAAGCTGTTGGACGAACAGAAG AGGGAAAAGGAAGATGTACTTGCAAGAATGCTTCAGCTGGAAAAGGAGCTGCATGAGAAGCAGCAACTTGAGCTCGAAGTAACACGGTTGAATGGTACTCTCCAAGTGATGAAACATTTGGAGGGAGACGATGATGGGGATATTCATGAGAAGATGGAGAAGCTGAGTGAAAGATTAGAGCATGAAAAGAAGCGGCTGGAAGAGTTGAGCGGAGATCTTGTGACGAAAGAGCGTGAAAGTAACGATGAGTTACAACAGGCCCGAAAAGAATTGATAGCG GGCTTGGAGAACGAGCTAAATGGGCGGACAGCTATTGGGGTCAAAAGAATGGGAGAACTTGATGAAAAGCCATTTCAAAATGCTTGCAAGAAAAAATTTGGAAATGATGATTACCAGACCAAAGCTGCAGAGCTGGTCTCAAGTTGGCAGGAGGAAATAAAGAAGCCATCCTGGCATCCTTTTAAGATGATTATTCAGGCTGATGGAGAAAATAAG GAAATTATAGATGACGATGATGCAAAACTGAAGTACTTGTGGCTTGAATATGGCGACGATGTATGCAATGCGGTGAAGACCGCCCTGATTGAGATAAATGAGTACAACCCCAGTGGACGGTATGTCGTGCCTGAGCTCTGGAACTTGAGGAAAGGCCGGAAGGCCACCATAAAGGAGGTGCTGAAGTACCTGTTCGGGCAGATGGAGACGACGACCAAGCGCAGGAGGGGCTGA
- the LOC133887239 gene encoding factor of DNA methylation 1-like — protein MSSDDILMGNADADNAGELLVWPWTGVLAMTTADGDATSTLAFHAQQHFAGIATTALQEEPASHHQHQDFLLLHFGKNWAGLRDAMSLARHFAGAGRREWQRRGEGDSTGGGVFGWAAEEEDLLGDNAVGRFLRESGVAARSVEEVQKDETIVAARLGGVASEYERRARFLEAKCEEMVWMMHMVEEENSCLHGELKVSEGWKTIADNIIPQMNNGIHEENEKLRVELDAIGREIESRVERIQELKDGRTKLHCSKVQKLVFEINSWEMAGREAKASDHAQMLHEKHKEEMETIYAKVIQLEKEVERREAQVSAIRLLNMKLQAGENLTKEECQHLYKLMIILNNCLEQERERLKNSFVDLTKRDRLNRDVLQESRQELIKGLESMMIGGNTVIGIKRMGQLDEKPFHHACKRKYRDDDPEGKAARLVSSWQDELKKTSWHPFKTIQVDGEDKDVVDEDDPKLRQLWTEYGDNVCNAVKVALRELNEYSPHGRHTVNELWDFREARKATMAKVVKHIFEQLNTSS, from the exons ATGTCAAGTGACGACATCCTAATGGGTAACGCCGATGCAGACAACGCCGGCGAGCTCCTTGTCTGGCCGTGGACTGGCGTCCTCGCCATGACCACTGCCGACGGTGACGCCACGAGTACCCTCGCCTTCCACGCTCAACAGCACTTCGCCGGCATCGCAACCACCGCGCTCCAAGAGGAGCCAGCCagccaccaccagcaccaggACTTCTTGCTGCTCCACTTCGGCAAGAACTGGGCGGGCCTCCGGGACGCCATGTCCCTCGCACGCCACTTCGCCGGCGCCGGGAGGAGGGAGTGGCAGAGGCGCGGCGAGGGCGATAGCACCGGTGGCGGCGTGTTCGGCTGggccgccgaggaggaggacctTCTCGGCGACAACGCGGTAGGGAGGTTCCTGAGGGAGTCCGGCGTTGCGGCGAGGAGCGTGGAGGAAGTCCAGAAGGACGAGACGATCGTCGCcgccaggctcggcggcgtggccAGCGAGTACGAGCGGAGGGCCAGGTTTTTGGAAGCCAAGTGCGAGGAGATGGTCTGGATGATGCacatggtggaggaggagaacagCTGCCTCCATGGCGAGCTCAAAG TATCTGAAGGATGGAAGACAATAGCTGACAATATCATACCACAGATGAATAATGGCATCCATGAGGAGAATGAGAAGCTCAGGGTAGAGCTGGATGCAATTGGGAGAGAGATCGAGTCAAGGGTGGAAAGAATCCAGGAGCTCAAGGATGGCAGAACCAAACTGCATTGCAGCAAAGTGCAGAAG CTTGTTTTCGAGATCAACTCATGGGAGATGGCAGGTAGAGAGGCCAAGGCGAGTGACCATGCTCAAATGCTTCATGAAAAACATAAg GAAGAAATGGAAACCATTTACGCAAAAGTAATTCAACTTGAGAAGGAGGTGGAGCGAAGGGAAGCACAAGTGTCTGCAATACGTCTGCTGAACATGAAACTACAGGCTGGGGAAAACCTAACAAAGGAAGAATGTCAACATCTTTATAAATTAATGATAATTTTGAATAATTGTCTAGAGCAAGAACGTGAAAGGTTGAAAAATTCATTTGTTGACCTAACCAAAAGAGATCGGCTGAACAGAGACGTGCTTCAAGAGAGTCGTCAAGAATTGATTAAG GGTTTGGAGAGCATGATGATTGGTGGGAATACGGTTATTGGGATCAAAAGGATGGGACAACTTGATGAAAAGCCCTTTCACCATGCATGCAAGAGGAAATACAGGGATGACGATCCAGAGGGTAAAGCTGCAAGGTTGGTCTCAAGTTGGCAGGATGAACTAAAGAAGACATCCTGGCATCCGTTTAAAACTATTCAGGTCGATGGAGAAGACAAG GACGTTGTGGATGAAGACGATCCAAAATTGAGACAGTTGTGGACCGAGTACGGCGACAACGTCTGCAATGCAGTGAAGGTCGCCCTGAGAGAGCTCAACGAGTACAGTCCTCACGGACGGCATACCGTGAATGAACTCTGGGACTTCAGGGAAGCGCGGAAGGCAACAATGGCAAAGGTGGTGAAGCATATTTTCGAGCAGCTGAATACGAGCAGTTAG
- the LOC133892277 gene encoding RHOMBOID-like protein 1: MPRRGETAVVPIDVDGGGGGPGRPESPRHRSHGPGHHGRHGPHHQHRSRPPPPPPQEFRPFRRWFPFLVPLFIIANIVIFVLTMYFNDCPAHAEAAGAAIGGSVGESATAQGCWLAPELGRFAFQSFKENPLVGPSSATLLKMGALETSKVTKDHEGWRLITCIWLHAGVVHILANMLSLLLIGIRLEKEFGFMRIGPLYVLSGVGGSLLSALFMVSNISVGASGALFGLLGSMLSELITNWTIYENKFAALLTLVMIIAINLAVGILPHVDNFAHLGGFISGFFLGFVLLMRQQFGYINQKNSPLGFPMGPTKRKFKTYQIILWVVATLILISGFTIGLVLLLKGFDASEHCSWCHYLSCVPTSKWSCKAPNNYCMSSQLGNQLNLTCQSTGKTATYVLNNPNNTEAIKNLCIGLCS; encoded by the exons ATGCCGCGGCGGGGCGAGACGGCGGTGGTCCCCATTGACGTCGACGGCGGGGGCGGAGGTCCGGGACGGCCCGAGAGCCCACGCCACCGGAGCCATGGCCCCGGGCACCACGGCCGCCACGGGCCGCACCACCAGCACCGGAGccgcccgcctccgccgccgccgcaggagTTCCGGCCATTCCGGCGGTGGTTCCCCTTCCTGGTGCCGCTCTTCATCATCGCCAACATCgtcatcttcgtcctcaccaTGTACTTCAACGACTGCCCCGCCCACGCcgaggccgccggcgccgcgatAGGGGGATCCGTCGGCGAGAGCGCCACCGCGCAGGGGTGCTGGCTCGCGCCGGAGCTCGGGAGGTTCGCGTTCCAGTCGTTCAAGGAGAACCCCCTCGTGGGCCCCTCCTCAGCGAC GCTGTTGAAAATGGGGGCACTAGAAACCAGTAAAGTTACCAAAGATCACGAAGGCTGGCGCCTCATTACATGCATTTGGTTGCATGCTGGAGTTGtccacatacttgctaataTGTTGAGTCTCCTATTGATTGGAATCAGGCTCGAGAAGGAATTTGGTTTCA TGAGGATTGGTCCACTGTATGTGCTCTCTGGAGTAGGTGGTAGCTTGCTGTCTGCTCTATTTATGGTGTCGAATATATCTGTTGGTGCTTCAGGTGCACTATTTGGACTATTGGGCTCCATGCTGTCAGAGCTGATAACGAATTGGACGATATATGAGAATAAG tTTGCAGCATTATTGACTCTAGTTATGATCATTGCCATCAACTTGGCTGTTGGGATCCTTCCGCACGTTGACAACTTCGCTCACCTCGGGGGATTCATATCAGGGTTCTTTCTTGGTTTTGTGCTGCTAATGCGCCAGCAGTTTGGATACATTAACCAAAAGAACTCTCCTCTTGGATTCCCCATGGGCCCAACTAAACGGAAGTTCAAGACATATCAAATCATACTCTGGGTTGTTGCTACACTGATATTGATTTCTGG GTTCACCATTGGCCTGGTATTGCTACTTAAAGGGTTCGATGCTAGTGAGCACTGTTCTTGGTGCCATTATCTGAGCTGTGTGCCTACTTCAAAGTGGAGCTGCAAAGCACCAAACAACTATTGCATG TCTTCACAGCTTGGAAATCAATTAAACCTGACATGCCAAAGCACTGGAAAGACAGCAACATATGTTCTCAACAATCCAAACAACACGGAAGCAATTAAAAACCTTTGTATTGGCCTTTGCAGTTAA
- the LOC133892352 gene encoding protein IWS1 homolog 1-like: MDDPYIDEDGEPLMDPDARDPSPEPQPYDDLEDDLGGDWTRDRSPTPVHGAGDDVGAGSSSRPRKRLLKKGGGAGGDGMPGDDGLEDWGLEDADAEAEAKKRKGSSALRDLARGGGKEKKEKKRRREDDGKERDRGVVREKRGSGGKASAAGGGHRDQDDEGEREIQELWDTIAGGDSEDDQDGVRTVDDDNFIDDSGVDPADRYGSDNDRHSPRHYPQAEEGEEDDEIERLFKGGKKKKKNDRPRADIGLIVEQFIAEFEVAAEEDANLNRQSKPAINKLMKLPLLIDVLSKKNLQQEFLDHGVLTLLKNWLEPLPDGSLPNMNIRSAVLKLLTDFPIDLEQYDRREQLKKSGLGKVIMFLSKSDEETTANRKLAKELVDKWSRPIFNKSTRFEDMRRYDDERAPYRRPQMKKPSSSSSGMESRDDDDADFSQRRSGQSSARQHASRPEASPLDFVIRPQSKIDPEQIRARAKQAVQDQRRLKMNKKLQQLKAPKKKNLQASKLSVEGRGMIKYL; the protein is encoded by the exons atggACGACCC CTACATCGATGAGGACGGCGAGCCGCTCATGGACCCCGACGCGCGGGACCCCTCTCCCGAGCCGCAACCCTACGACGACCTCGAGGACGACCTAGGCGGCGACTGGACCCGCGACCGCTCCCCGACCCCCGTCCATGGCGCCGGCGACGACGTCGGGGCGGGGTCCTCCTCCAGGCCCCGGAAGCGCCTCCTCAAGAAGGGCGGGGGCGCTGGAGGAGACGGCATGCCCGGCGACGACGGGCTAGAGGACTGGGGGCTGGAGGACGCGGACGCGGAAGCAGAGGCGAAGAAGAGGAAGGGCTCATCGGCGCTGAGGGACCTCGCGAGGGGCGGGggaaaggagaagaaggagaagaagaggaggagggaggacgaCGGGAAGGAGAGGGACAGGGGGGtggtgagggagaagaggggttCGGGAGGTAAGGCCTCTGCCGCTGGGGGTGGGCACCGGGACCAGGACGACGAAGGGGAGAGGGAGATCCAGGAGCTCTGGGATACCATCGCCGGCGGTGATTCAGAG GATGACCAAGACGGTGTTAGAACTGTAGATGATGATAATTTCATTGATGATAGTGGGGTTGATCCAGCTGATCGTTATGGCAGTGATAATGATCGCCATTCTCCTCGACATTATCCACAG GCAGAAGAGGGTGAAGAGGATGATGAAATTGAGCGACTCTTCAAGGGTggtaagaagaagaagaagaatgatcGCCCACGTGCGGATATTGGTCTTATAGTGGAACAATTCATTGCTGAGTTCGAGGTAGCAGCTGAAGAAGATGCAAACCTAAATAGGCAATCAAAGCCGGCTATTAATAAACTTATGAAGCTTCCACTGCTCATAGATGTTCTCTCTAA GAAAAATCTTCAGCAGGAATTTCTTGATCATGGAGTGCTCACTCTTCTAAAAAACTGGCTTGAGCCCTTACCTGATGGAAGCCTACCAAATATGAATATTCGATCTGCTGTGCTTAAATTGTTAACTGAT TTTCCCATTGACTTGGAACAATATGACAGAAGAGAGCAGCTTAAGAAAAGTGGTCTGGGAAAG GTCATTATGTTTTTGTCAAAATCTGATGAGGAGACTACTGCAAACAGAAAACTGGCTAAGGAACTGGTTGATAAATGG AGTCGACCAATATTCAACAAGAGCACGAGATTTGAGGATATGAGGAGATATGACGATGAAAGGGCTCCTTACAGGCGTCCTCAAATGAAAAA GCCATCGTCAAGTAGCTCTGGAATGGAATCCAGAGacgatgatgatgctgacttcTCTCA ACGTAGGTCTGGGCAAAGCAGTGCAAGGCAGCATGCTTCTAGGCCAGAAGCCTCGCCTTTGGACTTTGTCATTCGTCCACAGTCCAAAATTGATCCTGAGCAGATAAGGGCTCGTGCTAAGCAGGCTGTCCAAGACCAGCGCCGGCTGAAG ATGAACAAGAAATTGCAGCAGCTCAAAGCGCCCAAGAAGAAAAATCTTCAGGCGTCAAAGCTCAGTGTGGAAGGCCGTGGGATGATCAAGTACTTGTAG
- the LOC133887248 gene encoding uncharacterized protein LOC133887248 gives MVAPVDFSPQRQQRPEATRAAASKTSIALGVINLSTASTAITLAVCEPPSGFNENTYFLTLSGVFFAGVAGVMAAIWVANDPRGRHATAVRNHNWQMVAPVVFAPQRQQASETARAAASKASTALGVLGLSTASMVITLAVCEPPPGFNENTYFLTLSGVFFAGVAGVMAAVWAANNTHGRHAMWGKLVYASIVPLAVGLSVASVL, from the coding sequence ATGGTGGCCCCTGTGGATTTTTCTCCGCAACGGCAACAGAGGCCGGAGGCCACCCGTGCTGCCGCGTCCAAGACCTCGATTGCGCTTGGGGTGATCAACCTTTCCACCGCCTCCACGGCCATCACCTTGGCCGTGTGCGAGCCACCGTCGGGGTTCAACGAGAACACCTACTTCCTCACCCTCTCGGGCGTCTTCTTCGCCGGAGTGGCAGGGGTTATGGCCGCCATTTGGGTGGCCAACGATCCCCGTGGCCGACATGCCACGGCGGTGCGGAACCACAACTGGCAGATGGTGGCCCCCGTGGTTTTTGCTCCGCAACGACAACAGGCATCGGAGACCGCTCGCGCTGCCGCATCCAAGGCCTCGACTGCTCTCGGGGTGCTCGGCCTTTCCACCGCCTCCATGGTCATCACCTTGGCCGTGTGCGAGCCACCGCCGGGGTTCAACGAGAACACATACTTTCTCACCCTCTCGGGCGTCTTCTTCGCCGGAGTGGCAGGGGTCATGGCCGCCGTCTGGGCGGCCAACAACACCCATGGTCGCCATGCCATGTGGGGGAAGCTCGTCTACGCCTCCATCGTGCCGCTCGCCGTCGGCCTCTCGGTGGCTTCGGTGCTCTGA